Proteins encoded together in one Priestia aryabhattai window:
- a CDS encoding CoA-disulfide reductase: MKRVVIIGGVAAGMSAASQLRRMKEKEEVEILVFEKGGDISYSACGMPYYLSGVVKEKDDLIARTKQEFEERNISVHLFHEVKEVNHTKKYIVAQDVKTHTEKEITYDELIIATGTSGVKPNFMTDNMPNVFTLKSLEDSGRIYTYLQAHSVEKVTIIGGGYVGMEVAEAMKALGKEVRVIEQGKQILSILDQEMAEHLQKQLDDDILFHFEEEVEALLNSDGFVTQVQTNRQTYQTDLVIVNVGVRPNTQFLERNGLRMIENGAILVNQRLETNVPHIYAAGDCATSYHRVLKKDVHIALGTIANKQGRVLGYRLGGENREFPGVVGTSIVKVMDYEIGKTGISEREARENSLLYKAITAEAPSHASYYPGAEKIVTKLVYHPETKEILGVQMIGKEGVAKRIDVFATAITCHLTTDEVTMLDLSYAPPFATVWDAVQIAAQKAE; this comes from the coding sequence ATGAAACGTGTTGTCATCATAGGAGGAGTAGCCGCCGGAATGAGCGCAGCTTCACAGCTTCGCCGGATGAAAGAAAAAGAAGAAGTGGAAATCCTTGTGTTTGAAAAAGGTGGAGATATCTCTTACAGCGCATGTGGCATGCCTTACTATCTGTCAGGTGTTGTAAAAGAAAAGGACGATTTGATTGCTCGTACGAAACAAGAATTTGAAGAGCGAAATATCTCCGTCCATCTTTTTCACGAAGTAAAAGAAGTAAATCATACAAAAAAATACATAGTAGCGCAAGATGTAAAGACACACACTGAAAAAGAGATAACATATGATGAACTCATCATTGCAACTGGAACATCGGGCGTTAAACCCAATTTTATGACAGATAACATGCCAAATGTATTCACATTAAAATCATTAGAAGACAGCGGAAGAATTTATACATATCTACAGGCTCACTCCGTAGAGAAAGTCACCATTATCGGCGGAGGGTACGTCGGAATGGAAGTAGCTGAGGCAATGAAGGCTTTGGGAAAAGAAGTACGGGTCATCGAGCAGGGAAAGCAGATTCTGTCTATTTTAGATCAAGAAATGGCAGAGCATTTACAAAAGCAGCTAGATGACGATATCTTATTTCATTTCGAAGAAGAAGTGGAAGCATTGCTGAATTCAGATGGTTTCGTTACTCAGGTTCAAACAAACCGTCAAACGTATCAAACAGATTTAGTTATTGTAAATGTAGGAGTTCGTCCGAATACGCAATTCTTAGAGAGAAACGGACTAAGAATGATTGAAAATGGAGCAATTTTAGTAAACCAAAGATTAGAAACCAACGTGCCTCATATCTATGCAGCAGGGGATTGTGCAACGAGTTATCACCGCGTATTAAAAAAAGATGTTCATATTGCTCTTGGAACCATTGCCAATAAGCAAGGAAGGGTTCTTGGTTACCGATTAGGGGGAGAAAATAGAGAATTTCCGGGTGTTGTAGGTACAAGTATTGTCAAAGTGATGGACTATGAAATTGGAAAAACCGGCATTTCAGAAAGAGAAGCAAGAGAAAATTCTCTTTTATACAAAGCCATTACAGCAGAGGCTCCGAGTCATGCTTCTTACTATCCAGGAGCTGAAAAGATCGTCACAAAACTCGTTTACCATCCTGAAACAAAAGAGATTCTGGGGGTTCAAATGATTGGTAAAGAAGGAGTGGCAAAACGAATCGATGTATTTGCGACAGCTATTACTTGTCACCTCACAACAGATGAAGTAACAATGTTAGATCTTTCGTATGCCCCTCCTTTTGCTACAGTATGGGATGCTGTACAAATCGCTGCTCAAAAAGCCGAATAA
- a CDS encoding Spo0E family sporulation regulatory protein-aspartic acid phosphatase — translation MFGVRNRTKSERLLVEIVQKRQKMVQLGEEKGLTNEETVTCSQELDQLLLVYQKQRLKEEEDKTSFATLISRFLSFSKL, via the coding sequence GTGTTTGGAGTGAGAAATAGAACGAAATCAGAAAGATTATTAGTGGAAATCGTCCAAAAAAGACAAAAGATGGTGCAGCTCGGAGAAGAAAAAGGTTTGACTAATGAAGAAACCGTTACCTGTAGTCAAGAGCTTGATCAGCTCTTACTCGTTTATCAAAAGCAGCGTTTAAAAGAAGAGGAAGATAAGACATCGTTTGCAACACTGATTAGCCGCTTTTTATCTTTTTCAAAGCTCTAA
- a CDS encoding ZIP family metal transporter: MTEVLIGSILSALSTGVGALPILFLNQELTHRWKDVLLALTAGIMTAASTMSLIPESLQSGGFFSLAIGLLLGVVTLTLLEQNIPHIDLEHSKTGIQFDEKALLIVSAITLHNLPEGLSVGVSYASNVENTGNLIALAIGLQNAPEGLLVALFLAQQNISKIKAFLIATLTGSVEIVTSLLGFYLTNFVDSLVSYGLAFAAGAMLFIIYKELIPESHGDGNEKFATYSFIFGILFMIFLINIF; this comes from the coding sequence ATGACTGAAGTACTAATTGGAAGCATTCTTTCTGCGTTATCGACTGGAGTAGGTGCTTTGCCTATTCTGTTTTTGAATCAAGAACTAACTCATCGCTGGAAAGATGTGCTTCTTGCGCTCACTGCAGGTATTATGACAGCTGCTTCTACTATGAGCTTGATTCCAGAATCTCTTCAAAGCGGCGGTTTTTTTTCCTTAGCAATTGGCTTACTGCTTGGAGTTGTAACATTAACACTTTTGGAGCAGAATATTCCTCACATTGATCTTGAGCATTCTAAAACCGGCATTCAATTTGATGAAAAAGCACTTTTAATTGTTTCCGCTATTACTTTGCACAACCTTCCTGAAGGCCTGTCTGTTGGTGTTAGCTACGCTTCAAATGTTGAAAATACAGGGAACTTGATCGCCCTTGCAATCGGTCTTCAAAATGCACCTGAAGGACTGTTGGTTGCGCTATTTTTAGCTCAGCAAAATATTAGTAAAATAAAAGCATTTTTAATTGCTACCCTTACAGGATCCGTTGAAATTGTAACGTCTTTACTCGGGTTTTATTTAACTAATTTTGTTGATTCTCTCGTTTCATATGGATTAGCTTTTGCTGCTGGAGCCATGCTTTTTATTATTTATAAAGAATTGATTCCGGAAAGTCACGGCGATGGAAACGAAAAATTTGCTACTTATTCGTTTATTTTTGGTATTCTGTTTATGATTTTTTTAATTAACATTTTTTAA
- a CDS encoding DUF4931 domain-containing protein has translation MKPTHLLFNSAIGSQKPETIVNRQNPCPFCDVESLTGIIEKQGPIIWLKNKFPVLQDAYQTVIIETDECSSELSIYPKEHLYTLLSFATERWISMMNSGEYASVLFFKNHGPMSGGSLRHPHMQIIGLNEMDVNENVNREQFEGVTIAQNEHVTFNLSVKPRMGFFEFNVITDQLDKELHAFADYLQTAAHYLLNHFHRSCTSYNLFFYNLKNGKIAAKIIPRFATSPLYVGYGIPQVSNKLEQIANQVQELYFT, from the coding sequence ATGAAACCAACCCATTTATTATTTAATTCCGCGATTGGTTCACAAAAGCCTGAAACAATCGTTAACCGGCAAAACCCCTGTCCATTTTGTGACGTTGAATCTCTCACAGGTATCATTGAAAAACAAGGACCTATCATTTGGCTAAAAAATAAATTTCCGGTTCTGCAAGATGCTTATCAAACGGTTATTATTGAGACCGATGAGTGTTCTTCAGAACTATCTATTTATCCAAAGGAACATCTGTACACCTTGCTGAGCTTTGCTACTGAACGATGGATATCTATGATGAACAGCGGTGAATATGCTTCTGTTCTTTTCTTTAAAAACCATGGCCCCATGTCTGGAGGATCGTTACGGCATCCTCATATGCAAATTATTGGTTTAAATGAGATGGATGTAAATGAAAACGTCAATCGAGAGCAGTTTGAAGGAGTTACAATTGCCCAAAATGAACACGTCACATTTAATTTATCTGTAAAACCTAGAATGGGCTTTTTTGAATTTAACGTGATAACGGATCAGCTTGACAAAGAGCTGCATGCGTTTGCAGATTATCTTCAAACGGCTGCTCACTATTTATTAAACCATTTTCATCGTAGCTGCACGAGCTACAACTTATTTTTTTATAATCTCAAAAACGGCAAAATTGCGGCGAAAATTATTCCTCGCTTTGCCACATCTCCTTTGTATGTAGGATATGGCATTCCTCAAGTTTCCAATAAGCTTGAGCAAATTGCTAATCAAGTTCAGGAGCTGTACTTTACCTAA
- a CDS encoding MarR family winged helix-turn-helix transcriptional regulator — MTNDVTREELDQSLKLFIVLSRANRSINDHVHKFIQQHGMNPTEFAVLELLYHKGQQPLQQIGGKILLASGSITYVVDKLEKKGFLERVACPNDRRVTYAAITKQGKEMIESMFPSHEKRIHDILSVLSSEEKEVAISMLKKLGHYADEFLPESTN; from the coding sequence ATGACGAATGATGTAACTAGAGAAGAGTTAGACCAATCTCTTAAATTATTTATTGTACTATCTCGTGCCAATCGTTCAATTAATGATCATGTGCATAAATTTATTCAACAGCATGGAATGAATCCAACCGAATTTGCTGTCCTAGAGTTATTGTACCACAAAGGTCAGCAGCCTCTTCAGCAAATTGGCGGAAAAATTCTATTGGCAAGCGGCAGTATTACGTATGTAGTAGACAAGCTTGAGAAAAAAGGTTTCTTAGAGCGCGTTGCTTGTCCGAACGATCGCCGTGTAACCTATGCAGCTATCACCAAGCAAGGCAAGGAAATGATTGAAAGCATGTTTCCGAGTCATGAAAAAAGAATTCATGATATTTTATCCGTTCTCTCTAGTGAAGAAAAGGAAGTTGCTATTTCGATGCTTAAGAAATTAGGGCATTATGCAGATGAATTTTTACCGGAATCGACTAATTAA
- a CDS encoding M3 family oligoendopeptidase produces MKFENYTYTRPDMNEIEKQFEKAIKHFTEATSVSQQNEAIRLANDAYSQYSTMGNICYIRHSIDTANEFYKEEQDYFDETQPLLEGYVEKFYKALISSPFKQELEEKWGKQLFSLAEMQLKTFTPEIVKELQEENKLSSQYTKLVASAKIVFEGEERTLAQLDPFMESPDREMRKKAAEAKFQFFTDHEEEFDHIYDKLVKVRTELAKKLGYKNFVEVGYARMSRIGYDAEMVAAFRKQVEEYIVPLTEKLKKRQQERIQVESLTYYDEPFQFETGNAVPKGDEKWIIKNGRVMYKELSKETDEFFSFMLENNLMDLVAKKGKAGGGYCTFIEEYKAPFIFSNFNGTSGDIDVLTHEAGHAFQVYSSRDMETNEYHWPTHEGAEIHSMSMEYFTWPWMELFFKEDKDKYQFSHLSSGLTFLPYGVAVDEFQHAVYERPEMTPSERKKTWREIEKKYMPSKNYDGHHYLESGGFWQRQLHIYTSPFYYIDYTLAQICAFQFWKKDRENHEQAWQDYVHLCKLGGSKPFLELVEEANLISPFEEGCVQSVVDEIENYLNSIDDKKL; encoded by the coding sequence GTGAAATTTGAAAATTATACATATACACGACCTGATATGAATGAAATTGAAAAGCAATTTGAAAAGGCGATAAAACATTTTACTGAAGCAACGTCAGTCAGTCAGCAAAACGAGGCAATTCGTCTAGCAAATGATGCGTATTCCCAGTACAGTACAATGGGGAACATCTGCTATATTCGTCATTCTATAGACACAGCGAATGAATTTTATAAAGAAGAACAAGACTATTTTGATGAAACACAGCCGCTTTTAGAAGGATATGTAGAGAAATTTTACAAAGCGTTAATCTCTTCGCCTTTTAAACAGGAACTAGAAGAAAAATGGGGCAAGCAGCTGTTCTCTCTTGCTGAAATGCAGTTAAAAACGTTCACGCCGGAAATAGTAAAAGAGCTGCAGGAAGAAAATAAGCTATCGTCTCAATATACGAAACTAGTGGCGTCAGCTAAAATTGTATTTGAAGGAGAAGAAAGAACGTTAGCTCAGCTCGATCCGTTTATGGAGTCGCCTGATCGAGAAATGAGAAAAAAAGCAGCAGAAGCGAAGTTTCAATTTTTCACCGATCATGAAGAGGAATTTGATCATATTTACGACAAACTTGTAAAAGTACGGACCGAGCTTGCCAAAAAATTAGGCTATAAAAATTTCGTGGAAGTGGGATATGCTCGTATGTCTAGAATAGGCTATGATGCTGAAATGGTTGCCGCTTTTCGCAAACAAGTGGAAGAGTATATTGTTCCCCTTACTGAAAAATTAAAAAAGCGTCAGCAGGAAAGAATTCAAGTAGAGAGCTTAACTTATTATGATGAACCGTTTCAGTTTGAAACAGGAAATGCAGTACCAAAAGGTGATGAAAAGTGGATTATTAAAAATGGACGGGTTATGTATAAGGAGCTTTCCAAAGAGACGGACGAATTTTTTTCATTTATGCTTGAAAATAATTTGATGGATTTAGTAGCTAAAAAGGGAAAAGCAGGCGGAGGCTACTGTACGTTTATTGAAGAATACAAAGCGCCGTTTATCTTTTCAAATTTTAATGGGACATCAGGCGATATTGATGTGTTAACGCATGAAGCAGGGCATGCTTTTCAAGTGTATTCCAGCCGAGATATGGAAACCAATGAGTATCACTGGCCGACGCATGAAGGAGCTGAAATTCATTCGATGAGCATGGAATATTTTACATGGCCATGGATGGAGTTGTTCTTTAAAGAAGACAAAGATAAATACCAGTTTTCTCATTTAAGCTCAGGCTTAACTTTCTTGCCTTATGGTGTAGCAGTAGATGAATTTCAACATGCTGTATATGAACGCCCTGAGATGACGCCTTCGGAACGAAAAAAAACGTGGCGAGAAATCGAAAAGAAATATATGCCTTCTAAAAATTATGATGGTCATCATTATCTAGAAAGCGGGGGCTTCTGGCAGCGTCAGCTTCATATTTACACGTCTCCATTTTATTATATTGATTATACGCTCGCTCAAATTTGTGCATTTCAATTTTGGAAAAAAGATCGAGAAAATCATGAACAAGCATGGCAAGATTATGTTCATTTGTGTAAGCTTGGCGGAAGTAAGCCGTTTTTAGAATTAGTAGAGGAAGCGAATCTGATCTCTCCATTCGAAGAGGGCTGCGTGCAGTCTGTAGTAGATGAAATTGAAAACTATTTAAATAGTATTGATGATAAAAAGCTATAA
- a CDS encoding PAS domain S-box protein has product MESHNLIKKRNFVLLLIFWLLYFVHIVLYHFIAASPHIIVFISGGVLLLLVTAMYYFRFHPAIIMYSFFICYYAYIAYITSIEPAVINYLFLFLGIIVSFIYYSYIAIVISTLMSIMIVLYFYVSNTLFTSVTFVKLDIVYFILFTLITMIILLYCAHFSKKLIAITTVKMNKTEDELYSAQEYLQSFFTYNRDAIAVFSLDGKVIKVNDAFEQIYGWKAEEIVGKIIPFIPTDLKGGAESRLERAKKGEKLVAFETQDKRKDGKIIDVEITISPVFNRDQQVVALFGISRDLTEEKETAKFLRQTDKLSLAGEMAAGIAHEIRNPLTSLNGFIQLIHEDSSPYHSYTTIMLSELNRINSIVGEFLLLAKPHDTVMKKHALSIILNDVILLYESECVLKNVVVKTQVEAPHTYICCDANQIKQVLINLLKNALEAMPSGGEIHLNVTQHTKDLTIFIKDTGVGIPSNLLTHIQKPFFTTKPSGTGLGLVVIKNILYQHKGTFEIKSTVGEGTSITLTIPLWKEGTCQ; this is encoded by the coding sequence ATGGAATCACACAATCTCATAAAAAAACGGAATTTTGTTCTTTTACTTATTTTTTGGCTGTTATATTTTGTTCACATTGTTTTATACCACTTTATTGCAGCTTCTCCTCATATAATTGTTTTTATAAGCGGAGGGGTTTTATTGCTGTTAGTGACGGCTATGTATTACTTTCGTTTTCATCCTGCCATCATTATGTATTCTTTTTTCATATGCTATTATGCCTATATTGCGTACATAACATCTATTGAACCTGCTGTTATTAATTATTTATTTTTGTTTCTTGGAATTATCGTTAGCTTTATTTATTATAGCTATATCGCTATTGTAATTTCTACATTAATGTCTATTATGATTGTTTTGTACTTCTATGTAAGCAACACTCTTTTTACATCTGTGACCTTCGTGAAATTAGATATCGTTTATTTCATTTTGTTTACGCTGATCACAATGATTATTTTGTTGTACTGTGCTCATTTCTCTAAAAAGCTGATTGCTATTACCACGGTCAAAATGAACAAAACCGAAGATGAACTGTACTCAGCTCAAGAGTATTTACAATCTTTTTTTACATACAATCGCGACGCCATTGCCGTGTTCAGCCTAGACGGTAAAGTGATTAAAGTGAACGATGCTTTTGAACAAATTTACGGATGGAAAGCTGAAGAAATTGTTGGAAAAATCATTCCTTTTATCCCAACTGACTTAAAAGGCGGCGCTGAAAGCCGATTAGAAAGAGCTAAAAAAGGAGAAAAGCTAGTTGCCTTTGAAACTCAAGACAAGCGAAAAGATGGAAAAATAATTGATGTAGAGATTACTATTTCACCTGTTTTTAATCGTGATCAACAGGTCGTTGCGCTTTTTGGTATTTCACGTGACCTTACCGAAGAGAAGGAAACTGCAAAATTTCTTCGCCAAACCGATAAGTTATCTTTAGCCGGTGAAATGGCAGCGGGCATCGCTCATGAAATTCGAAATCCACTTACTTCTCTGAATGGATTTATTCAGCTTATTCATGAAGACAGCAGCCCCTATCATTCTTATACAACCATCATGCTGAGTGAACTGAATCGCATTAACTCAATCGTTGGAGAATTCTTATTGCTCGCTAAACCTCATGATACGGTCATGAAAAAGCATGCACTCTCTATTATTTTAAATGACGTTATTCTTCTGTATGAATCAGAATGTGTATTAAAAAATGTCGTAGTTAAAACGCAGGTGGAAGCCCCGCATACATACATCTGCTGTGATGCAAATCAAATTAAGCAAGTACTCATTAATTTATTAAAAAATGCACTTGAAGCTATGCCTAGCGGAGGGGAAATTCATTTAAACGTTACTCAGCATACTAAAGATCTTACTATTTTCATTAAAGATACAGGAGTCGGCATTCCCTCAAATTTGCTTACGCACATTCAAAAGCCCTTTTTTACCACGAAGCCCTCAGGCACTGGTCTTGGACTTGTTGTGATTAAAAACATTCTGTATCAGCATAAAGGAACATTTGAGATTAAAAGCACTGTTGGCGAAGGAACCAGTATTACCCTTACGATTCCTCTATGGAAAGAAGGAACATGTCAATAA
- a CDS encoding ATP-dependent Clp protease ATP-binding subunit: MICQNCNKREASIQLNVQTNNQKSQYRLCHTCYQALMKEHKIPSGFGGGGFMNIDDLFKQFSQEQAAPEQPQQGNGGSGFLDQFGRNLTQIAKTGLIDPVIGREEEVERVIEILNRRNKNNPVLIGEPGVGKTAVVEGLALKIAEGKVPAKLLNKDVYLLDVASLVANTGVRGQFEERMKQLISELQQRKNVILFIDEIHLLVGAGSAEGSMDASNILKPALARGELQVVGATTLKEYRSIEKDAALERRFQPVMVHEPSVEEAVEILKGIQSKYEDYHGVSYTDEAIRACVNLSHRYIQDRFLPDKAIDLLDEAGSKMNLQAGITNKDDAAARLKEITKEKEQALKNEKYEVAAKLRDEEAALEKQLNEAQQKMNVDIADIQAIIEKKTGIPVGKLQENESAKMKHLAEHLAQKVIGQQEAVEKVAKAIRRSRAGLKAKHRPIGSFLFVGPTGVGKTELTKTLAEELFGSKDAMVRLDMSEYMEKHAVSKLIGSPPGYVGHEEAGQLTEKVRRNPYSIILLDEIEKAHPDVQHMFLQILEDGRLTDSQGRTVSFKDTVIIMTSNAGVGEKKITVGFDAENDALKQASVLDSLSSYFKPEFLNRFDTIIEFNHLEKDNLIKIVDLMLAELKETLQEQNITLHVAAEVKEKLAELGYHPAFGARPLRRAIQEQLEDRITDLLLDDADVSTVNVTLNEASEITVQN; this comes from the coding sequence ATGATTTGTCAAAACTGTAATAAACGTGAAGCATCTATTCAATTAAATGTACAAACAAACAACCAAAAATCTCAATATCGTTTATGTCATACATGTTATCAAGCATTAATGAAAGAACATAAAATCCCATCAGGTTTTGGAGGTGGCGGCTTTATGAATATCGATGATTTATTCAAGCAATTTTCACAAGAACAAGCTGCACCGGAACAGCCACAGCAAGGAAATGGCGGCAGCGGCTTTTTAGATCAATTCGGTCGAAACTTAACTCAAATTGCGAAAACGGGATTAATTGACCCTGTTATTGGTCGCGAAGAAGAAGTAGAGCGTGTAATTGAAATTTTAAATAGAAGAAACAAAAACAACCCGGTGCTAATTGGAGAACCTGGTGTTGGTAAAACAGCTGTAGTTGAAGGTTTAGCTTTAAAAATCGCGGAAGGAAAAGTTCCTGCCAAGCTGTTAAATAAAGATGTATATCTGTTAGATGTAGCATCTCTTGTAGCTAATACGGGCGTGCGAGGTCAATTTGAAGAGCGCATGAAACAGTTAATTTCTGAGCTTCAACAGCGAAAAAACGTGATTTTATTTATCGATGAAATCCACCTTCTTGTAGGAGCTGGTTCAGCGGAAGGTTCAATGGACGCAAGCAATATTTTAAAACCTGCTCTTGCACGAGGTGAACTTCAAGTAGTCGGAGCTACAACCTTAAAAGAGTACCGTTCGATTGAAAAAGATGCGGCTCTTGAACGACGCTTCCAGCCGGTTATGGTTCACGAACCGTCTGTAGAAGAAGCCGTTGAAATTCTAAAAGGAATTCAAAGTAAATATGAAGATTATCACGGTGTTAGCTATACAGATGAAGCGATTCGCGCTTGTGTAAATTTATCACACCGCTACATTCAAGATCGCTTCTTGCCTGATAAAGCAATTGACTTGCTAGATGAAGCAGGCTCAAAAATGAATTTACAGGCAGGCATTACAAATAAAGACGACGCTGCCGCTCGCTTAAAAGAAATTACAAAAGAAAAAGAGCAGGCGTTAAAGAATGAAAAATATGAAGTAGCGGCAAAACTGCGCGATGAAGAAGCTGCTCTTGAAAAACAATTGAACGAAGCACAGCAAAAAATGAATGTGGATATTGCTGACATTCAAGCAATTATTGAAAAGAAAACGGGTATCCCTGTTGGTAAACTTCAAGAAAATGAATCAGCAAAAATGAAGCATTTAGCGGAGCACTTAGCTCAAAAAGTAATCGGACAGCAGGAAGCTGTAGAAAAAGTAGCAAAAGCAATTCGACGTTCTCGCGCTGGATTAAAAGCGAAGCATCGCCCAATTGGTTCATTCTTATTTGTCGGCCCAACAGGTGTCGGTAAAACAGAATTAACCAAAACATTAGCTGAAGAACTATTCGGCTCAAAAGATGCAATGGTTCGTCTAGATATGAGTGAATACATGGAAAAACACGCGGTTTCTAAATTAATCGGCTCACCTCCTGGCTACGTAGGTCACGAAGAGGCAGGGCAATTAACAGAGAAAGTACGCCGTAATCCTTATTCTATCATCTTACTAGATGAAATTGAAAAAGCTCATCCAGACGTTCAGCATATGTTTTTGCAGATTTTAGAAGACGGACGTCTAACAGATAGTCAAGGTCGCACAGTAAGCTTCAAAGATACGGTTATCATTATGACAAGTAACGCTGGTGTAGGTGAAAAGAAAATTACGGTTGGGTTTGATGCAGAAAATGACGCACTTAAGCAGGCATCCGTTTTAGATTCACTTTCATCTTATTTCAAACCAGAGTTTTTAAATCGATTTGATACAATCATTGAATTTAATCACCTTGAAAAAGATAACTTGATTAAAATCGTTGACCTTATGCTTGCTGAATTGAAAGAAACATTACAAGAACAAAACATCACGCTGCACGTAGCAGCTGAAGTAAAAGAAAAACTGGCTGAACTTGGCTATCACCCTGCATTTGGTGCTAGACCACTCCGCCGAGCAATTCAAGAACAGCTTGAAGATCGAATTACAGATTTACTGTTAGATGACGCCGATGTATCTACAGTGAACGTAACGTTAAATGAAGCAAGCGAAATCACAGTACAAAACTAA
- the nhaC gene encoding Na+/H+ antiporter NhaC, with protein sequence MKKGISFIQSIAVVLVLLAIIFVSLFTLKLPPHIPLIFGVAFISVIGFLLKYKWTEMEKGILDGVRLGIKPILILMLIGMLIAIWMVGGTIPTILSYGFHWISPQYFLISALVITVLVSTFTGSSLTTVSTVGVALFGVGTAIGVHPGLAAGMIVSGAVFGDKMSPLSDTTNFASGIVEVPLPKHIQHITWTTVPSIVITAIIALVIGMNGNQESVNYGEIQGIQEALKHTFNLHVLTLLSPLLVLIFSMRRVDVLPTLVLGIVTAIITGMITQHEFTLSQLLGVLQSGPVVESGNKVVDAIVNKGGLQSMMFSISLIMIALSLGGLMRAVGIIDALLEGLAKQIRRSGDVIFATLLSSIGVNVITGEQYLSILLPGQTFKPLYEKWNLDPKNLSRTLEDGGTVINAIIPWGVSGAFISTALNIPAADYIPFTFFSVLCPIFSVILAYTGIGIAKKKAQS encoded by the coding sequence ATGAAAAAAGGAATTTCATTTATACAATCAATAGCGGTGGTTTTGGTGCTATTAGCTATTATTTTTGTTTCATTATTTACGTTAAAGCTGCCTCCTCATATTCCGCTGATATTTGGGGTAGCATTTATTAGTGTGATTGGCTTTTTGTTGAAATATAAGTGGACAGAAATGGAGAAGGGGATTTTAGACGGTGTTAGACTTGGCATTAAGCCTATCCTTATTTTAATGCTGATCGGGATGCTCATTGCTATTTGGATGGTAGGAGGGACGATACCGACGATTTTGTCCTACGGCTTCCACTGGATTTCACCGCAGTATTTTTTAATTAGTGCTTTGGTTATTACCGTATTAGTTTCAACATTCACGGGAAGTTCATTAACAACCGTCAGTACGGTAGGAGTCGCTTTATTTGGCGTGGGAACCGCTATTGGTGTACATCCAGGGCTAGCAGCAGGGATGATTGTTTCAGGAGCCGTGTTTGGAGATAAGATGTCTCCGTTGTCTGATACAACAAATTTTGCTTCTGGTATCGTTGAAGTGCCGCTTCCTAAACATATTCAGCACATTACGTGGACGACGGTTCCAAGTATTGTCATTACAGCAATCATTGCATTGGTAATTGGAATGAACGGAAATCAGGAAAGCGTCAATTACGGGGAAATTCAAGGAATTCAAGAAGCATTAAAACATACGTTTAATTTACACGTGTTAACTTTGCTTTCTCCACTCTTAGTTCTTATTTTTTCAATGAGAAGAGTCGATGTATTGCCAACGTTAGTTTTAGGTATTGTAACGGCAATCATTACAGGAATGATCACACAGCATGAATTTACGCTGAGTCAATTGCTAGGCGTTCTTCAAAGCGGACCGGTAGTAGAGTCAGGAAATAAAGTAGTCGATGCGATCGTGAACAAAGGCGGACTACAGTCCATGATGTTTTCTATTTCCCTTATTATGATTGCCTTGTCACTAGGTGGCTTGATGAGAGCAGTTGGAATTATTGATGCTTTATTAGAAGGATTAGCAAAACAAATTCGCCGCAGCGGAGACGTTATTTTTGCTACGCTTCTATCTTCAATTGGAGTTAACGTTATTACAGGAGAACAGTATTTATCGATTCTCTTGCCTGGGCAGACGTTTAAGCCGCTGTATGAAAAGTGGAATTTAGACCCGAAAAACTTATCACGAACGCTTGAAGACGGTGGAACGGTTATTAATGCTATTATTCCGTGGGGTGTCAGCGGTGCTTTTATTTCAACTGCATTAAATATTCCCGCGGCTGACTATATTCCATTTACATTCTTTAGCGTTCTCTGTCCTATCTTTTCAGTTATTTTAGCATATACAGGCATTGGTATTGCCAAGAAAAAAGCTCAGTCTTAA